The genomic stretch CAGTTGCTCATTGAGAATTCTTGGAATTTCTCTCTGTTCACCTTCATTTCATTGACGTGCTTGCTAATTTGAGGTCAAAGAATTGACGCCTTTTATTTTTTCACCATAATCAAGTCTTGTCTTGTGGGTTTAGTTCCACATTTATAGTTTAGGTTTAAGGTTTGTGATGAGTCCTATAGTTACTATGTAATTATTTCTTTAGAAAATGAATGCAATTTCTATTCTCCCACTTCAACAGATGTGaagtagataacatttttggcaGATGTGCATTTTATTGCAAAATATATTTGTAATTGTCTGAAACAGAAATAAATTTCTGTTGAATATGAGCTTAATCCCATTTCAAGAATTTGGAAATGTTGTTTTGCTCAAAGTTCTCTTCCCTTTCTGATTGTGATTTGATATTATTTACTTCTtatatgcatgttgtttcttttatcaaataaattaccttttgtgtctCCATTTATGAATATTTCTCTTTTCGAGTAATTGCTGAGTTGTGCCATGTGATTTTTGGTTTCAGGATACACATTGCTCCAACTTGCAACAGTTGCAAAAGAACCTAAAATACCTGATGCAGGGTCAAAGGAGTACTTTTCAGCCCGTCTGTGAAGCTTTTGATATGGATCGACCATCTAGTTCAAGCACTTCTGTCATGGATCAACCATTGCTCTGGAATGAACTTCTCCCTGTTTCAGTGGAAAATCAGGATTTACCTCGGAATCCAATGTCTTCAAGTGGAACTGTTTCCTGTGGAAACGTAGCCAGCCAAGAAGGTCCAAGTTTTAATTTTTGGGATACAATTGGTCCTAGCTCTAGCATGCCCCCACTAAACCAAGGATCTCACAATGAAATTAAACTTGAATATAGTTGGATGGCTTCTTCTCTAGGTAGTAGAACTGGTGGACCAAGGATACAAGATAGTAGACCTGAAGCAACAAACAATCTTTCATTTGAAACTGATAGTGGTGACCTCAACATCAATTTGGCCAACAACAGACAACAATTATCTCAGTTACTTGCCTTTAATGAGTCCCCTCATGATTCAAGTCACAATACAAAACATGTTGAAATGAGTAGGGAGGTTCTTGGATCAGGGTTTCATTCGGGACCAAGTAATGTGGGTTTAACACCATATCAACATGTTGCCTTCTGTGCAAGCTCTTCAGGAGGGAGTTCTTCAAGGGCTATTGATTTCTTTTCCAACAATGATGGAGGCAAACAAAAAGTTACAGAATGCTCTTCACACAAGAGAAAAAACATTGAAAGAGACCACGGGGAATGCTCAGCAAGTGGAAATTCTGGCAACTTTAATGAAGGTAAGAATCATTTGGTGCATTTCATTTCCTCGATTTTTCTAAATCACAAAATGGTCACTAGCTCATCTAGGTAGTTAAACAGGTGTATATCGTGCAGAAGACAATAATACAAGAGGCAGTATAATACCAAGAGCTGGAGCTTCTAATCACTATCATTTTGTGAGTTCGGCTGGCAACCATCAGAGGAACACTCGAATGAGAATGAACCATGCAGACGAAGCTAATACTTTTGCACCTGATCTATGGGCCCAAGAGAATAATCTAGCTTATTACAATCCTTGGCATCCCCAGTTAGCATCTGCAACAATCCCGCATAATCAATTGTCAGATTCTAGGTACCAGGGTAGCAATTTGGTGCCACATAGGCAACGCCATGTATGTACTATGCCTGTCTTACCTCTGGACCTGTATCCCTTTCCACACAATGGAATTTCAACTACAGAAGTAGGTAGTTCTTCAGGATCCCCAGCAGTTGCAGCTGATGGTGCATCAGCGGAACTCGACTCATCAGGTGTTTCTATCAATATCTCAGAGCAAATGTCTGCTCCTCCAATTAGCACCAGAAATATGTTACATGAGCAAACAAATTGGGGTTCAGTCACTGGCAGCACAGTTTTGTCTGGAAATTTGGTGCCTACATCACAAGTTGGCACCAACTTAGGAGTTTATCAACCACTAGGAGCAAACTGGTTAACTCATCAAAATCGACGTCGTATATCAGAAGCTGTACGTAGATCCCTTCTTTCTTCTGATTGCCGAGGTCATAGTATGGACCACTCTACATGTCAAAATAGTTCTTCCGCATCTCAGGAGGTTGGACATCAGTCAGGAGCTGTATCACGTGTTCATCAGCATCCATACATGAGATTAAGTGGTGCTTTGAGTGTTCCATTGCCTACGCGGACTCTTGCAGCTACAAGAGAAGGGAGAAACAGGATGTCAGAGGTATGTAATGAGGTTGTCTTTAACAGTGACTTcaactttatttattattttagacTCACTTGACTGTAATGGAATACATACCTATATTGCAAAATACTTAATTGTCATTGTCATGTTTGATATATATAAGAAACATCTTATACTCTACTTATCATTTTTTGAATTCAATAGACTCCAGTGTGCAACTGTTATTGTATactttttattttctgttttgtATTTTCATTGTATCTTTGGAATTCTCGTCACTATAAATCAATTGTGACCTCACCAAGTCTGAATCCATTTAATCATTAGTTTTGTTGAAACAGACACTGCCATTCTTCACTTAAGAAGATTTTCATTTTTGAAAGCTAGATAGATGCACATTGTTGCACAAATTGTATTTCTTATGGTCCATGGAATTTATAGAAATTTACTTCAATCGGCAAGTCCAtccgtccagagaacgagctaccgagccctctctgaccacagttcggagaacgagctatcgagccctctccgacttcccatgtgccaagcttccatacttggacttctccgtgccaagtctccatacttggacttttcccgtgccaagctccctgcttggacttttcaccatgccaaactccttgcttggacttttcccgtgccaagctccctgcttggactttttcgagtcaggtcaactcacctcgggtcaaccaggtcaaccttgaccatgggttgcacccacaatctcccaagcttgtatccttgtaaaacatcaagatacaacttttctgttcacgtcaaacattgtcaaacataactcgtcaaacatcaaaacacaactcgagtcaagttaactcgagtctggtcaaccagctcaaccttgacctaaggttgcaccaacaaggaagagcaagaagagagagcactaggaggaagaagatgtgaatgaatacaattgaatgaaaaattcattctttcccatcaaaagtggccggccacattcatggagttgtaacccccatttttgcattaagtgtgaccattaaagagatttgtaacctccatgaggtggcacacacatgtactaaacatgatgatgtggcacctcatcattggccacttaatgccaagtcacaaatgatgtggcataaagtcaagtcaaacttgactcttcctcttcctctcaagtcaaatcaaacttgacttaatctctctcatggttgatctaatccaaccatttaattcaagccaatttaatataatgaatctaattcatttaattaaattgattcaatgagtcataatctaaattagactcattgaacacatgaatcaacttgagtccaactcaattagcccaattaggattactcttaatccaatttgattcatcaaatgaatctaatcctcttggttcatcatatgaacctaatctccatctaattgtccttagggtgtgaccctataggttcttgtaacgttggcaatgcccctaaacccatttaggagcataagtaatgagcggtatctagcaacacatcattactacctaagttacaagaatgttgagatccaacatcaccttgtgactactaattatgactcctcacaaaatatgacaagtgtccttctatcctggacatctatattgatcaatgtgaggcatagatcgtgtcatcctctgaccaatctaaatcttgaactccaagtagactcactaaatcaaatgagttcaatatctcatattgactcatttgggcatgaccatgcacttcgtggtctcactctatcaagaatatcgatgtcgctcccgtcatataagagggatagatctcatctacatcactcacatccctctgcataattcgttacatacccagtaatcgcctttatagtccacccagttacgggtgacgtttgacgaaatcaaagtacataactccttatgtagggatccatggtgactttaggtctaaggactagtagtcatactaatagccacatgataaagtatatgacactcatataacgatccatgatactttctcatggcgggtcattcagtatacattctccaatgcatacccatgtgtcaacttgatatctctatatccatgacttatgagatcaagttatcgagttgacctacatgctagttttattgcattaacattgtcactgaatgttaatactcgactaggaatgattaagagtagtgttccttatatcatctcactatcggttcaactaaacgattgatataggtgagaaccttctactcaaggacgctattatacttagtttatttggcaccaatacaagtacgtataataatcaaaaacaaatgcctctatttatataagaatatgatacaacaagtccataatacaatcatcaaatgattgactctagggctctaactaacaccctcCAGGGTAACTCCTTGACTTATCTGAAGTTCcacaccagctatcaggtcctccagaccttgcTGGATTTCAGCATGATGTCAAACTagtcaagtcctgcacacttagtagaaATGTTAGATCACACAACACCTAAAATTAATCCATTTGCCATTAATCAAAACTTAGTTTTGACCATTGGTGTCAATTACACCAATAGAATCAACAAATTTCaaagaatatatatttttaaaaattattaatataatgtgttggatcgtagacgttcgatagagggggggtgaatatcgattaaaaaaaattatcgagAATACGCAGTGGAATTAATAAGTAAAGCGAAAAGGAaatgacacaagtaattttttacttggttcagaacctgtatcgactcctactccaaggctcgcacacaagggtgctttcgatgggcaatcactaataattcgaaatgtAGATTACAAAAcaagtacaggaattattagaGAATGAAAGAACcgacaataaaaaataattacaaacaGACTAGCAatttgtcggagagctttcgcagcgtcgcaggagcgcagaagaggagatcgtgagttgttgttggagcttcagccttgaccctccttatatatgaggtccggggcgcctggaaccttcagggcgcctcgaccatgacgtagccgagccaaccagtgaACTCCATGTGGCACaacgacgttggggataaaattccgCCTCAAGGCGCCCGGGTAcctctcgggcgcccggacctccgggcgcctgggtacctcccgggcgcccgaaccctgtTTTTCAGcagattccttcctgcaagaaaaatgttagtccaaggcactcatatctcctgcaaaacagattattagcacatttaatAGTTCAAaatagaaagagtatgacttagattccgtcttt from Zingiber officinale cultivar Zhangliang chromosome 5B, Zo_v1.1, whole genome shotgun sequence encodes the following:
- the LOC121986644 gene encoding probable E3 ubiquitin-protein ligase HIP1, translated to MPRSTPSKAITLSRRELDASAIDLRSGNDTHCSNLQQLQKNLKYLMQGQRSTFQPVCEAFDMDRPSSSSTSVMDQPLLWNELLPVSVENQDLPRNPMSSSGTVSCGNVASQEGPSFNFWDTIGPSSSMPPLNQGSHNEIKLEYSWMASSLGSRTGGPRIQDSRPEATNNLSFETDSGDLNINLANNRQQLSQLLAFNESPHDSSHNTKHVEMSREVLGSGFHSGPSNVGLTPYQHVAFCASSSGGSSSRAIDFFSNNDGGKQKVTECSSHKRKNIERDHGECSASGNSGNFNEEDNNTRGSIIPRAGASNHYHFVSSAGNHQRNTRMRMNHADEANTFAPDLWAQENNLAYYNPWHPQLASATIPHNQLSDSRYQGSNLVPHRQRHVCTMPVLPLDLYPFPHNGISTTEVGSSSGSPAVAADGASAELDSSGVSINISEQMSAPPISTRNMLHEQTNWGSVTGSTVLSGNLVPTSQVGTNLGVYQPLGANWLTHQNRRRISEAEVGHQSGAVSRVHQHPYMRLSGALSVPLPTRTLAATREGRNRMSEVCNETHLTVMEYIPILQNT